Genomic segment of Malus domestica chromosome 15, GDT2T_hap1:
cagtTGAATACACCGCCTTATATATAACACCTCATTTCTCCAAAACCTAAGTCCATTCACTccctaaaattctctaaacaatTTCTCtcttaaattataattttgacatcgaagattcttcggccaaaatcCCTCATTCATGGTGGACGTGTAAGGCTCTTGACCTTGATCTTAGGTGTTACTATTTTACAGTTGCATTTTTGTCAAAAGAGAAGAGGCAAAAATTTACCACCACAATGTGGTGTTACTAATTGCTCTTGACCTTGATCTTAGGTGTTACTATTTTACAGTTGCATTTTTGTCAAAAGAGAAGGGGCAAACATTTACATCCACAATGTGGTGTTACTAATTCTTTTTTTAAGACATCAATTCCCCGACCAGCCATGCTGTGTAAATAATTCTTTCTTTGACATTGTAAGTCAACCAGCCACGCGGTGTTACTAATTCTTTCTTTGACATTGTAAACCCTAATACTTCGAACTGAAATCTGATAAACTCAAAAGTTCACCAAGGTAAGTGCATTTCGTAAAATTTGAAACATgagattaattattaaaaaaacacaaaacatttACATTAGCTAGATCAAGGGTAGAAATTAACCACTCAAGCCAGACTCATACACACAAGTCTGGCATTTGTTCTTCAAAAACAAACAGGaatacgaaaaaaaaaagattgattAGTAGTAGAAAGTtcgaaaaagtaaataaaacggCACAGCATGCTGTATTTTATCTATGAAGAGGCATCGGTCTGGTGtcgtgctttctccttctccttcactTCACTTCCCTGCGACTTGTCGTAGACCGGATGGTTCTCATGGACCAGCTGACCGTGCTCCGTCTTTGGAAGGGACTGATTTCCTCCATATATCCCACCAAATCCTTCGTCATCGCACCTCGACGCATACCCCTCCCCGAAAGAATGTGACAGAAGGTCCCTGATATTGTTCATACAAACAACATTAGTCAATAGATGAAGAGCACTAGTTTGCACTAATTTTGACACTCGTATTTTTGTCATTGAGAGTGCACTCGTCCCTAAATTTTGcccctttattaattttatatcgCTCGCTTAACAGGTCAATAAGTtaattac
This window contains:
- the LOC103415969 gene encoding uncharacterized protein, with protein sequence MKKMTTAIRLIRPQPPAWIFTPPLPSNLGRKASGVRFKQAASVDVSSEPESENGNMDKQQDKPTEKTGDLLSHSFGEGYASRCDDEGFGGIYGGNQSLPKTEHGQLVHENHPVYDKSQGSEVKEKEKARHQTDASS